In the Piscinibacter sp. XHJ-5 genome, one interval contains:
- a CDS encoding c-type cytochrome: protein MSVDGAKRAAAALLLAAAATAPAQTSPQRLAACAGCHGPRGNAAVAHWPSLAGQPRLFIENQLVLIREGLRDVPAMKAAMAGMTDAEITALAGYYAAQPVVPQSLPRDPAKYRAGEQTARKLLCGTCHRADYTGQQQVPRLAQQNEAYLLASMQQFRDSPGPGRDTLMASVLRGLSDEELGNLSHYLAQFGQ from the coding sequence ATGTCCGTTGACGGCGCGAAGCGCGCCGCGGCGGCGCTGCTGTTGGCCGCCGCCGCGACTGCACCCGCGCAGACGAGTCCGCAGCGGCTGGCCGCCTGTGCGGGCTGCCACGGGCCGCGCGGCAACGCCGCCGTCGCGCACTGGCCTTCCCTCGCAGGCCAGCCCAGGCTCTTCATCGAGAACCAGCTGGTGCTGATTCGCGAGGGGCTGCGCGACGTGCCGGCGATGAAGGCCGCGATGGCCGGCATGACCGACGCGGAGATCACGGCGCTGGCCGGCTACTACGCCGCGCAGCCGGTGGTGCCGCAGTCGCTGCCGCGCGACCCGGCGAAGTACCGCGCCGGCGAGCAGACGGCGCGCAAGCTGCTGTGCGGCACCTGCCATCGCGCCGACTACACCGGGCAGCAGCAGGTGCCGCGGCTCGCGCAGCAGAACGAGGCCTATCTCCTGGCCTCGATGCAGCAGTTCAGGGACAGCCCGGGCCCGGGCCGCGACACGCTCATGGCGTCGGTGCTGCGGGGGCTGAGCGACGAGGAGCTGGGGAACCTGTCGCACTACCTGGCGCAGTTCGGGCAGTGA
- a CDS encoding TRAP transporter small permease encodes MRKLLAAWHRVLVALLVASVAILVVPVTLQIVSRYTQLIPSYIWTEELSRFLFIWMIMIGAMIGVREGTHFDVDVWPDLAPKPQALLAVVSHLCMLVFAIVFVAWGVRFVRFGWDQTSELAELPMPWIFAAWPIAGLTWIVFLGEHFVDNLRVLMARHEA; translated from the coding sequence GTGAGAAAGCTGCTTGCCGCCTGGCACCGTGTGCTGGTCGCGCTGCTGGTCGCCAGCGTCGCGATCCTGGTCGTCCCGGTCACCCTGCAGATCGTCTCGCGCTACACCCAGCTCATCCCCTCGTACATCTGGACCGAGGAGCTGTCGCGCTTCCTGTTCATCTGGATGATCATGATCGGCGCGATGATCGGCGTGCGCGAGGGCACGCACTTCGACGTCGACGTGTGGCCCGATCTCGCCCCGAAGCCCCAGGCGCTGCTCGCCGTGGTGTCGCACCTGTGCATGCTGGTGTTCGCGATCGTGTTCGTGGCATGGGGCGTGCGCTTCGTGCGCTTCGGGTGGGACCAGACCTCGGAGCTCGCCGAGCTGCCGATGCCGTGGATCTTCGCCGCCTGGCCCATCGCCGGGCTCACGTGGATCGTGTTCCTCGGCGAGCACTTCGTCGACAACCTGCGCGTGCTCATGGCGCGTCATGAGGCATGA
- a CDS encoding PQQ-dependent sugar dehydrogenase — protein sequence MRTKSLLAASAVLLAACQTTPPPAAPPAAPASPAAAAATPAPVWQQGRSPEQAASPLAPHPGRMTVTSPNEIPLGSFKLLPGFRAELWATGIPGARAMVRGNSGKVYVGTRVIGRVYEITDNGTQRTSRIVVDKLTQPSGVAMHNGALYVMAIDKVLRFDGIEAHPAVQPVDMTAAFKLPKEQHHNWKYIAFGPDGKLYVPFGAPCNICVPGDEYAQIRRYNPDGSGMEVIARGVRNTQGFAWHPVTRELWFTDHGRDWMGDDAPEDELNRLAGTGANFGFPYCHANGIADKDFPRPNACANTVLPVKTMGPHAAVMGVHFYTGTMFPAEYRNAMFVARKGSWNRTRKLGFDVVTVRADAAGRNLTVSPFMTGFLDPATEAFSGRPVYLLQMPDGALLLSDEQLGAIYRISYVR from the coding sequence ATGCGCACCAAGTCACTCCTGGCCGCGTCGGCGGTGCTGCTGGCGGCATGCCAGACGACGCCGCCTCCCGCAGCGCCACCGGCCGCGCCAGCAAGCCCGGCCGCGGCTGCCGCGACGCCCGCGCCGGTCTGGCAGCAGGGGCGCAGTCCCGAGCAGGCCGCGTCGCCGCTGGCGCCGCATCCGGGGCGCATGACGGTCACCTCGCCGAACGAGATTCCGCTCGGCAGCTTCAAGCTCCTTCCGGGCTTTCGCGCCGAGCTCTGGGCCACCGGCATTCCCGGCGCCCGCGCGATGGTGCGCGGCAACAGCGGCAAGGTCTATGTGGGCACGCGCGTCATCGGCCGGGTCTACGAGATCACCGACAACGGCACCCAGCGCACCAGTCGCATCGTCGTCGACAAGCTGACGCAGCCTTCCGGCGTCGCGATGCACAACGGCGCGCTGTACGTGATGGCGATCGACAAGGTGCTGCGCTTCGACGGCATCGAGGCCCATCCCGCGGTGCAGCCGGTCGACATGACCGCCGCGTTCAAGCTGCCGAAGGAGCAGCACCACAACTGGAAGTACATCGCGTTCGGCCCCGACGGCAAGCTCTACGTGCCGTTCGGCGCGCCGTGCAACATCTGCGTGCCGGGCGACGAGTACGCGCAGATCCGCCGCTACAACCCCGACGGCTCCGGCATGGAGGTCATCGCGCGCGGCGTGCGCAACACGCAGGGATTCGCCTGGCATCCGGTGACGCGAGAGCTCTGGTTCACCGACCACGGGCGCGACTGGATGGGCGACGACGCGCCCGAGGACGAGCTCAACCGCCTCGCCGGCACCGGTGCGAACTTCGGCTTTCCGTACTGCCACGCCAACGGCATCGCCGACAAGGACTTCCCGCGGCCCAATGCCTGCGCGAACACGGTGCTGCCGGTGAAGACGATGGGACCGCACGCGGCCGTCATGGGCGTCCACTTCTACACCGGCACGATGTTCCCGGCGGAGTACCGCAACGCGATGTTCGTCGCGCGCAAGGGCTCGTGGAACCGCACGCGCAAGTTAGGCTTCGATGTGGTCACGGTGCGCGCCGACGCCGCCGGCAGGAACCTCACGGTCTCGCCGTTCATGACCGGCTTCCTCGATCCCGCGACCGAAGCGTTCAGCGGCCGCCCGGTGTACCTGCTGCAGATGCCCGACGGCGCGCTGCTGCTGTCGGACGAGCAGCTCGGCGCGATCTATCGCATCTCGTATGTCCGTTGA
- a CDS encoding TRAP transporter large permease, which produces MTSAVLSPGMAALVLFGTFFALLALRVPVAFSLGLACLPVLVIEPRLSPMTLFNETFKAYNSFVLLAVPFFLLTANLMSIGGITDRLVRLSRVMVGSLPGALAQINVVVSVFFAGISGSSTADAASQSKIFIDAQTKEGYDLSFSIAITAVSAVLAVIIPPSILMVVWGGVISTSIGALYLAGVIPGLLIAGAQMATVHVYAVRRGYPVYPRATLREFVLSMIASIPALTTPVIIVGGILLGWFTPTESAAVAVIYAALLSIFIYREMDWPRLVTALADTGRLAALALFCVGTASVFGWLLAYYQIPRALLENVSDWGMGPIGVGMFIAGAFLVVGCFLDAIPAIIIVGTTLQPLAASVQMHPIQFAIIGIVSLAFGLVTPPYGLCLMIACAVAKVRLRFALKDTMVMLVPMLLVLIGLIVWPEIALFLPRLLAPEMVK; this is translated from the coding sequence ATGACGTCGGCCGTGCTGTCGCCGGGGATGGCCGCCCTGGTGCTGTTCGGCACCTTCTTCGCGCTGCTGGCGCTGCGGGTGCCGGTGGCGTTTTCGCTGGGACTCGCCTGCCTGCCGGTGCTGGTCATCGAGCCGAGGCTGTCGCCGATGACGCTGTTCAACGAGACCTTCAAGGCCTACAACTCGTTCGTGCTGCTGGCAGTGCCGTTCTTCCTGCTCACCGCCAACCTGATGAGCATCGGCGGCATCACCGACCGGCTGGTGCGGCTGTCGCGCGTGATGGTGGGCAGCCTGCCGGGTGCGCTCGCGCAGATCAATGTCGTGGTGTCGGTCTTCTTCGCCGGCATCTCGGGCTCCTCGACCGCCGACGCGGCAAGCCAGAGCAAGATCTTCATCGACGCGCAGACGAAGGAAGGCTACGACCTCTCGTTTTCCATCGCCATCACCGCCGTGTCGGCGGTGCTCGCGGTGATCATCCCGCCGTCGATCCTGATGGTGGTGTGGGGCGGCGTCATCTCCACGTCGATCGGCGCGCTGTACCTCGCCGGCGTCATCCCCGGCCTGCTGATCGCCGGCGCGCAGATGGCCACCGTGCACGTTTACGCGGTGCGGCGCGGCTACCCCGTGTATCCGCGCGCGACCTTGCGCGAATTCGTGCTGTCGATGATCGCCTCCATCCCGGCGCTCACCACGCCGGTCATCATCGTCGGCGGCATCCTGCTCGGTTGGTTCACGCCGACCGAATCGGCGGCGGTGGCGGTGATCTATGCCGCGTTGCTGTCCATCTTCATCTACCGCGAGATGGACTGGCCCCGGCTCGTCACCGCGCTCGCCGACACCGGCCGGCTGGCGGCGCTGGCGCTGTTCTGCGTGGGCACCGCATCGGTCTTCGGCTGGCTGCTGGCGTACTACCAGATCCCGCGCGCGCTGCTCGAGAACGTGTCCGATTGGGGGATGGGCCCCATCGGCGTGGGCATGTTCATCGCCGGTGCGTTCCTTGTCGTCGGCTGCTTCCTCGATGCGATTCCCGCCATCATCATCGTCGGCACGACGCTGCAGCCGCTGGCGGCATCGGTGCAGATGCACCCGATCCAGTTCGCCATCATCGGCATCGTCTCGCTGGCGTTCGGCCTGGTGACGCCGCCCTACGGGCTGTGTCTGATGATCGCCTGTGCGGTGGCCAAGGTGCGGCTGCGGTTTGCGCTCAAGGACACCATGGTGATGCTGGTGCCGATGCTGCTCGTGCTGATCGGGCTCATCGTGTGGCCGGAGATCGCGTTGTTCCTGCCGAGGTTGCTGGCACCGGAGATGGTGAAGTAG
- a CDS encoding amidohydrolase family protein — METPTLQAPAGSCDCHIHVYDDRYALAPTATFKPPAAPVAAYREVQAALGLERVVVVQPSAYGFDNRCTLDAMAGFGAAARGVAVVPTDVSDEQLERLHDQGVRGIRYLMLMKPVMGWDSLETMAARIAPLGWHIDLQFDGREFAQREALLSRLPCDLVIDHNGKFLEPVGVDDPAFRSLLRLVGSGDVWVKLSAPYETSKAGAPGYDDVSALARALVKAHPARCLWASNWPHPNQDPAPSNAAMLDLLLRWADDQATRDSILVSNPALLYGF, encoded by the coding sequence ATGGAAACACCGACGCTGCAAGCACCGGCCGGCAGCTGCGATTGCCACATCCACGTCTACGACGACCGCTACGCGCTCGCGCCGACGGCGACCTTCAAGCCGCCTGCCGCGCCGGTGGCGGCCTATCGCGAAGTGCAGGCCGCACTGGGCCTCGAACGCGTGGTGGTGGTGCAGCCTTCGGCCTACGGCTTCGACAATCGCTGCACGCTCGACGCGATGGCCGGGTTCGGCGCCGCGGCGCGCGGCGTGGCGGTGGTGCCCACGGACGTGAGCGACGAGCAGCTGGAGCGGCTGCACGACCAAGGCGTGCGCGGCATCCGCTATCTGATGCTGATGAAGCCCGTGATGGGCTGGGACTCGCTGGAGACGATGGCTGCACGCATCGCGCCGCTCGGCTGGCACATCGACCTGCAGTTCGACGGTCGCGAGTTTGCGCAGCGCGAAGCGCTGCTGTCGCGTTTGCCGTGCGACCTGGTCATCGACCACAACGGGAAGTTCCTCGAACCCGTCGGCGTCGACGATCCGGCGTTCCGGTCGCTGCTGCGCCTGGTCGGATCGGGCGACGTGTGGGTGAAGCTGTCCGCGCCGTACGAGACCTCGAAGGCAGGCGCTCCCGGCTACGACGACGTGAGCGCGCTGGCGCGCGCGCTGGTCAAGGCCCATCCCGCGCGCTGCCTGTGGGCGAGCAACTGGCCGCATCCGAACCAGGATCCGGCGCCGTCGAATGCGGCGATGCTCGACCTGCTGCTGCGATGGGCGGACGACCAGGCGACGCGCGACAGCATCCTCGTGAGCAACCCGGCGCTGCTCTACGGGTTCTGA
- a CDS encoding TRAP transporter substrate-binding protein — protein MKALLRVVFRVGSAAALALTGLAAQGQAAITLHGASQFNDQHAFTKAMVRFEELVKKYYGKPVNFVLHKNSELGLEKDYFAYMNQGKAVDYAIVSPAHMSTFSKAAPFIDAPFLFRDLDHWNKVLDQDVLKPIADEIAQKADVMLIGYAGGGTRNVFANKPVRNLNEMKGLKVRVQGAPIWSRTFAATGMSPTVIAYNEVYNAIQNGVISAGENEAAGVEQMKFFEVAPNLSMTQHAITIRPLCFSGKTFATLPKDLQDAILKAGKEAGAYGRQVESSEDEAKLEALEKAGRLKRIPFADRAQMQKLVDPVMAAYAKEIGAEAIHAKIIGIK, from the coding sequence ATGAAGGCTTTGCTCCGTGTGGTGTTCCGTGTGGGTTCGGCAGCCGCCTTGGCCCTCACCGGCCTGGCTGCGCAGGGGCAGGCGGCGATCACGCTGCACGGCGCTTCGCAGTTCAACGACCAGCACGCCTTCACCAAGGCCATGGTCCGCTTCGAGGAACTGGTCAAGAAGTACTACGGCAAGCCGGTCAACTTCGTCCTGCACAAGAACAGCGAGCTCGGTCTCGAGAAGGACTACTTCGCCTACATGAACCAGGGCAAGGCGGTCGACTACGCCATCGTCTCGCCGGCGCACATGTCCACCTTCTCGAAGGCCGCGCCTTTCATCGACGCGCCGTTCCTGTTCCGCGACCTCGACCACTGGAACAAGGTGCTCGACCAGGACGTGCTCAAGCCGATCGCCGACGAGATCGCGCAGAAGGCCGACGTGATGCTGATCGGCTATGCCGGCGGCGGCACGCGCAACGTGTTCGCCAACAAGCCGGTGCGCAACCTCAACGAGATGAAGGGCCTCAAGGTGCGTGTGCAGGGCGCGCCCATCTGGAGCCGCACCTTCGCCGCGACCGGCATGTCGCCCACCGTCATCGCCTACAACGAGGTCTACAACGCGATCCAGAACGGCGTCATCTCGGCCGGCGAGAACGAGGCCGCCGGGGTGGAGCAGATGAAATTCTTCGAGGTCGCGCCCAACCTCAGCATGACGCAGCATGCGATCACCATCCGGCCGCTGTGCTTCTCGGGCAAGACCTTCGCCACGCTGCCCAAGGACCTGCAGGACGCCATCCTGAAGGCCGGCAAGGAAGCCGGCGCCTACGGCCGCCAGGTCGAGTCGAGCGAGGACGAGGCCAAGCTCGAGGCGCTGGAGAAGGCAGGGCGCCTCAAGCGTATTCCGTTCGCCGACCGCGCGCAGATGCAGAAGCTGGTCGATCCGGTGATGGCCGCCTACGCCAAGGAGATCGGCGCCGAGGCGATCCACGCGAAGATCATCGGCATCAAGTGA